Proteins from one Staphylococcus saprophyticus subsp. saprophyticus ATCC 15305 = NCTC 7292 genomic window:
- the pabB gene encoding aminodeoxychorismate synthase component I: MQIHFNYRYTLDEENHEMHQYLLTQCTDKKVAPNIETVGEVISFAEAKQKAGYYVALYIAYEAAPYFNSQMSTVKIEDAYIYAAAYAFDQATDAEKQNDKQPPQQKCNFKFKHPSSQLVEHIKMIQSAIIEGNTYQVNYTTRLTDQIRQPIADLYYTLLQQNHGFYAALIDTEEIQIASMSPELFFQRGPFKNKADVLLSKPMKGTIARGKTKAEDQLNQMTLAQSAKDRAENVMIVDLLRNDMSRIAKTGTVKVYKPFHIETYSTVFQMTSMVTSELSSKTDLIDVLTALFPCGSITGAPKLNTMQYIKDLEQTPRHAYCGTIGLLLPEGKSIFNVPIRTIQYLNDEAIYGVGSGITIDSIPENEVQEFKDKTKILERL; encoded by the coding sequence ATGCAAATACACTTTAATTATCGTTATACATTAGATGAAGAAAATCATGAAATGCATCAATATTTACTCACACAGTGTACAGATAAAAAAGTAGCTCCGAACATTGAAACGGTTGGGGAAGTGATTTCTTTTGCAGAAGCTAAGCAAAAAGCAGGTTATTATGTTGCGCTTTATATAGCCTATGAAGCGGCACCGTATTTTAATTCTCAAATGTCTACAGTGAAAATTGAAGATGCGTATATATATGCAGCAGCTTATGCGTTTGATCAAGCTACGGATGCTGAAAAACAAAATGACAAACAACCACCGCAACAGAAATGTAATTTTAAATTTAAACACCCATCGTCTCAACTGGTAGAACATATTAAAATGATTCAATCGGCGATTATTGAAGGCAATACATATCAAGTAAACTACACAACACGTTTAACAGATCAAATACGACAACCCATTGCAGATTTATATTATACGTTATTACAACAAAATCATGGTTTTTATGCTGCACTTATAGACACAGAAGAAATACAAATTGCCTCTATGTCACCCGAATTATTTTTCCAACGAGGACCTTTTAAAAACAAAGCAGATGTACTATTAAGTAAACCAATGAAAGGGACAATCGCACGAGGTAAAACGAAAGCAGAAGACCAACTTAACCAAATGACACTGGCACAATCAGCAAAAGATAGAGCGGAGAACGTGATGATTGTAGATTTATTACGTAATGATATGAGTCGAATTGCAAAGACTGGAACCGTAAAGGTCTATAAACCTTTTCATATCGAAACGTATAGCACCGTTTTTCAAATGACTTCAATGGTAACAAGTGAACTTAGTAGCAAGACAGATTTAATAGATGTATTAACTGCTTTATTCCCATGTGGTTCAATTACCGGTGCACCTAAATTGAATACGATGCAATATATTAAAGATTTAGAACAGACACCGAGACATGCTTATTGTGGCACAATAGGCTTATTATTGCCGGAGGGTAAATCTATTTTCAATGTGCCAATTCGCACAATACAATACTTAAATGATGAAGCAATTTATGGAGTGGGTTCAGGGATTACTATTGATTCTATACCTGAAAATGAAGTGCAAGAATTTAAAGATAAAACAAAAATACTGGAGAGATTATAA
- a CDS encoding anthranilate synthase component II, giving the protein MILIIDNKDSFTYNIVDYVKQSYRGLIEVIDVTYLTVNKIYELAPKAIIISPGPGAPRDYPLLNEVIKTFSEAMPILGVCLGFQQIVTYFGGDIIKSDKPIHGHTTQIRHSGKGLFHQLPETFKVMRYHSLKAHAQTFPNTLEITAINEDNIIMGLEHKVLPIYGVQYHPESILSEHGLTQIQTFINIVEAYHANTL; this is encoded by the coding sequence ATGATATTAATTATTGATAATAAAGATTCGTTTACTTATAACATTGTAGACTATGTAAAACAAAGTTATCGTGGCTTAATCGAAGTGATAGACGTTACGTATTTAACAGTAAATAAAATATATGAGCTAGCACCTAAAGCAATTATTATTTCTCCGGGGCCAGGTGCGCCCAGAGATTATCCATTATTAAATGAGGTTATTAAAACATTCTCTGAAGCAATGCCCATACTAGGTGTTTGCCTTGGCTTCCAACAAATTGTGACTTATTTTGGTGGCGATATTATCAAAAGTGATAAACCGATTCATGGGCATACTACTCAAATTCGACATAGTGGCAAAGGTCTATTTCATCAATTACCGGAAACTTTTAAAGTTATGCGCTATCATTCTTTAAAAGCACATGCACAAACTTTTCCGAATACATTAGAAATTACTGCAATCAATGAAGACAATATTATTATGGGATTAGAACATAAAGTATTACCTATATATGGCGTTCAATATCATCCTGAATCAATCCTAAGTGAACATGGGTTAACACAAATACAAACATTTATAAATATAGTGGAGGCGTATCATGCAAATACACTTTAA
- a CDS encoding aminotransferase class IV, protein MQLFETLRMEAGKLPRLSYHKARMERSAARLGFKFDGDLWQNEINTIIEKHPVGHFRTKLILNPDGTMQHVVADLSDKKAFTAKFQQLQNHIPRSVVINKTTQRDHLAHMHETDLILLYDEKGKILEFDIGNVAIKENNQLFTPVYEADFLLGCKRQEMIDNGALLEKNFYLNELKEKVAQGKVSLFLINSLREVADVEIYL, encoded by the coding sequence ATGCAGCTATTTGAAACTTTGCGTATGGAAGCAGGTAAATTACCAAGATTGTCTTATCATAAAGCACGAATGGAGCGGTCAGCAGCACGATTAGGATTCAAGTTTGATGGTGATTTATGGCAAAATGAGATCAATACCATCATTGAAAAACATCCAGTAGGACATTTTAGAACGAAACTTATTCTAAATCCAGATGGCACAATGCAACATGTCGTTGCAGATTTATCAGATAAAAAGGCATTTACAGCAAAATTTCAACAATTACAAAATCATATACCTAGATCAGTAGTAATCAACAAAACAACGCAAAGAGACCACTTAGCGCACATGCATGAGACAGACCTTATACTACTTTATGATGAAAAGGGTAAAATATTAGAATTTGATATTGGGAATGTAGCTATTAAAGAAAATAATCAACTTTTTACACCTGTTTATGAAGCGGATTTTTTACTCGGTTGTAAGCGACAAGAGATGATCGACAATGGCGCATTGCTAGAAAAAAACTTTTATTTAAACGAATTAAAGGAAAAAGTTGCGCAAGGCAAGGTATCCCTTTTTCTGATAAATAGTTTGAGAGAGGTTGCCGACGTAGAAATTTATCTATAG